A genome region from Streptomyces xanthophaeus includes the following:
- a CDS encoding cytochrome P450 — MSVEQLEGPGSAERPLLDFPLSRRGDVLPQECAWLREKAPVARVRTLTGDPAWLVSSYALAKQVLEDERFSLKDTANAGVPRQYALTIPPEVVDNMGNINSAGLRNAVMKALNPRQKGLRDLLRARAGELVDALVAEGGPVDLRAGFADPFSAALHCQVLGVPFEDRRRLMSGLDVAFMTAREPFADSALNWYKDVGYFAERLNDQLALAPEERTGLLGRFAGLKEADPESAHLTDDMFATVAVSLFGAGAVSTSAFLTLAVLALLQRPELIGYLRRHPERMAGAVEELLRWNLSVGDGLPRIALADIRVGDVLVKEGELVLVLLEGANFDPEAFERPDELDLERESANPHLAFGAGRHFCPASALGRAHAEIALEVLVDRLPGLRLAVPSENLVWRTGFIKRLPERLPVAW, encoded by the coding sequence ATGAGCGTCGAGCAGCTTGAGGGCCCGGGGTCCGCGGAGCGGCCGCTCCTGGACTTCCCGCTCTCCCGGCGCGGTGACGTGCTCCCGCAGGAGTGCGCCTGGCTGCGCGAGAAGGCGCCGGTCGCCCGGGTCCGCACCCTCACCGGGGACCCGGCCTGGCTGGTGAGCAGCTACGCGCTGGCCAAGCAGGTGCTGGAGGACGAGCGCTTCAGCCTCAAGGACACGGCGAACGCCGGGGTCCCGCGCCAGTACGCGCTGACGATCCCGCCCGAGGTCGTCGACAACATGGGCAACATCAACAGTGCCGGACTGCGCAACGCCGTGATGAAGGCGCTGAACCCCCGCCAGAAGGGGCTGCGGGACCTGCTGCGCGCCCGGGCCGGCGAGCTCGTCGACGCGCTCGTGGCGGAGGGCGGCCCGGTCGATCTCCGGGCGGGCTTCGCCGACCCGTTCTCGGCGGCGCTGCACTGCCAGGTGCTGGGGGTGCCGTTCGAGGACCGGCGCCGGCTGATGTCGGGCCTGGACGTCGCGTTCATGACCGCGCGCGAGCCGTTCGCCGACTCCGCCCTCAACTGGTACAAGGACGTGGGCTACTTCGCCGAGCGACTGAACGACCAGCTCGCGCTGGCCCCCGAGGAGCGTACGGGGCTCCTCGGCAGGTTCGCCGGGCTGAAGGAGGCGGACCCGGAGTCGGCGCACCTGACCGACGACATGTTCGCGACGGTCGCCGTCTCCCTCTTCGGTGCGGGCGCGGTCTCCACCTCCGCGTTCCTGACGCTCGCGGTGCTCGCGCTGCTCCAGCGGCCCGAGCTGATCGGGTACCTGCGCCGGCACCCGGAGCGCATGGCCGGGGCGGTGGAGGAACTGCTGCGCTGGAACCTGTCCGTCGGCGACGGCCTGCCGCGCATCGCCCTCGCGGACATCCGGGTCGGTGACGTGCTGGTGAAGGAGGGTGAGCTCGTCCTCGTCCTCCTGGAGGGGGCCAACTTCGACCCGGAGGCCTTCGAGCGTCCGGACGAGCTGGACCTGGAGCGCGAGAGCGCCAATCCCCACCTCGCCTTCGGCGCCGGCCGGCACTTCTGCCCGGCGTCCGCGCTGGGCCGGGCCCATGCCGAGATCGCACTGGAGGTGCTGGTCGACCGGCTGCCCGGGCTGCGGCTCGCGGTGCCCTCCGAGAACCTCGTCTGGCGTACGGGCTTCATCAAGCGACTTCCGGAGCGTCTTCCGGTCGCCTGGTAG
- a CDS encoding YncE family protein → MKTTRLPRKATVLLAGLVLAALAGCGSAGKGPAEALGTKGPAKPVKAAPAVPPGLPGMPPVLDPNDVYAADRPNKLSPVVKDFPSRVYVPNTNSNTVSVIDPATYQVIDTIPVGVQPQHVVPSWDLKTLWVNNNRGHTLTPINPATGEAGKPVEVHDPYNLYFTPNGKYAIVMASMDKELVFRDPHTMDRVKTVPVTCYGVNHADFSADGRYFIVSCEFSGELLKVDTERMEVVGQQKLPFEGAMPQDVKVSPDGKTFYVADMMAHGMWVLSGDKFETPKLLPTGKGCHGLYVSRDSKEMYVSNRGEGTVSVFNFPENKLTKKWTLPDGGSPDMGGVSADGKVLWLSGRYNSEVYALDTQTGKQIARIPVGGGPHGLAVYPQPGRYSLGHTGIFR, encoded by the coding sequence ATGAAGACCACCCGCCTTCCCCGGAAGGCCACCGTGCTGCTGGCCGGTCTGGTCCTCGCCGCCCTGGCCGGCTGTGGATCGGCCGGCAAGGGACCCGCCGAGGCGCTCGGCACCAAGGGCCCGGCCAAGCCCGTCAAGGCCGCGCCGGCGGTCCCGCCCGGCCTGCCCGGCATGCCGCCCGTGCTCGATCCGAACGACGTCTACGCCGCGGACCGGCCGAACAAGCTCTCCCCCGTGGTCAAGGACTTCCCGTCCCGCGTCTACGTGCCGAACACCAACTCCAACACGGTGTCCGTCATCGACCCGGCGACCTACCAGGTCATCGACACCATCCCGGTCGGCGTCCAGCCCCAGCACGTGGTCCCCTCCTGGGACCTGAAGACCCTGTGGGTCAACAACAACCGCGGTCACACCCTCACCCCGATCAACCCGGCCACCGGCGAGGCCGGAAAGCCGGTCGAGGTGCACGACCCGTACAACCTGTACTTCACGCCGAACGGCAAGTACGCCATCGTCATGGCCTCGATGGACAAGGAGCTGGTCTTCCGCGACCCGCACACGATGGACCGGGTGAAGACGGTGCCCGTGACCTGCTATGGGGTCAACCACGCGGACTTCTCCGCCGACGGGCGCTACTTCATCGTGAGCTGCGAGTTCTCCGGCGAACTCCTCAAGGTCGACACCGAGCGCATGGAGGTCGTCGGCCAGCAGAAGCTGCCGTTCGAGGGCGCGATGCCGCAGGACGTCAAGGTCTCCCCGGACGGGAAGACCTTCTACGTCGCGGACATGATGGCGCACGGCATGTGGGTGCTCAGCGGGGACAAGTTCGAGACCCCCAAACTGCTGCCCACCGGGAAGGGCTGCCACGGCCTCTACGTGAGCCGCGACTCCAAGGAGATGTACGTCTCCAACCGGGGTGAGGGCACCGTGTCGGTCTTCAACTTCCCCGAGAACAAGCTCACCAAGAAGTGGACGCTGCCGGACGGCGGCAGCCCCGACATGGGCGGGGTCTCCGCCGACGGCAAGGTGCTGTGGCTGTCGGGCCGTTACAACTCCGAGGTCTACGCGCTCGACACGCAGACCGGCAAGCAGATCGCCCGGATCCCGGTGGGCGGCGGACCGCACGGACTCGCCGTGTACCCGCAGCCCGGCCGCTACTCCCTCGGCCACACCGGCATCTTCCGCTAG
- a CDS encoding polysaccharide deacetylase family protein produces the protein MLSQSGRRAALRAALRVAALGTAGAAAAGLTAACGPGRPATAPSGPPPGPARPAQAAPAAAPRRFAGQPVEIGHGPRDRPRVALTFHGNGDPAIARAVLAAAEKGGARVTVLAIGTWLDAHPELARRILDGGHELGNHTQRHLAINGMPEAEAYAEITGCAQRLKRLTGSIGTWFRPSQTQYATPLVRKLAQRAGYPHVLSYDVDSLDFTSPGAAAVIRTVTGTIRPGSVVSLHFGYADTVDAMPPLLEELARRELRAVTTTELLTP, from the coding sequence GTGCTCTCACAATCAGGCCGCCGCGCGGCCCTGCGTGCGGCCCTGCGCGTGGCCGCTCTCGGGACGGCCGGCGCCGCCGCGGCCGGCCTCACCGCCGCCTGCGGACCGGGGCGGCCCGCCACCGCGCCCTCCGGGCCGCCGCCGGGTCCGGCCCGCCCGGCACAGGCGGCTCCGGCCGCCGCCCCGCGCCGGTTCGCCGGGCAGCCCGTCGAGATCGGCCACGGTCCGCGCGACCGCCCCCGCGTCGCCCTCACGTTCCACGGCAACGGGGACCCCGCCATTGCCCGGGCGGTGCTGGCCGCGGCCGAGAAGGGGGGCGCGCGGGTCACCGTACTGGCCATCGGAACCTGGCTCGACGCACACCCGGAGCTGGCCCGGCGCATCCTCGACGGCGGTCACGAGCTCGGCAACCACACCCAGCGCCACCTCGCGATCAACGGCATGCCCGAGGCGGAGGCCTACGCCGAGATCACCGGCTGCGCCCAGCGGCTCAAGCGGCTCACCGGCTCCATCGGCACCTGGTTCCGGCCTTCCCAGACCCAGTACGCGACCCCTCTCGTCCGGAAACTGGCCCAGCGGGCGGGCTACCCGCACGTCCTCTCGTACGACGTGGACTCCCTCGACTTCACCTCGCCCGGTGCCGCGGCCGTCATCCGCACCGTCACCGGGACGATCCGGCCCGGATCGGTGGTGAGCCTGCACTTCGGCTACGCGGACACGGTCGACGCGATGCCTCCCCTCCTCGAAGAACTCGCGCGCCGCGAACTGCGCGCGGTGACCACCACGGAGCTGCTGACCCCATGA
- a CDS encoding PadR family transcriptional regulator: MSLPHAILTALLEKPSSGLELTRRFDKSIGYFWSATHQQIYRELGRLEESGLIRELPSEVPVRGQKKEYEVLPAGGAELARWVGESQDPKPMRDPLLLRIRAAGVVGPQGLGPELRRHLELHRRQLAQYEAIEEKDFPPDRDAVEDRLRRLVLHGGIALETFWLHWLEEALGEVEDMSGPQA; this comes from the coding sequence ATGTCGCTGCCGCACGCCATCCTCACCGCCCTGCTGGAGAAGCCCTCGTCCGGGCTGGAGCTGACCCGGCGGTTCGACAAGTCGATCGGGTACTTCTGGTCGGCGACGCACCAGCAGATCTACCGCGAGCTGGGGCGGCTGGAGGAGTCCGGGCTGATCCGGGAGCTGCCGAGCGAGGTGCCCGTGCGCGGGCAGAAGAAGGAGTACGAGGTGCTGCCCGCCGGCGGCGCGGAGCTGGCCCGGTGGGTCGGCGAGAGCCAGGACCCCAAGCCGATGCGCGACCCGCTGTTGCTGCGGATCCGCGCGGCGGGTGTCGTGGGGCCGCAGGGGCTCGGCCCCGAGCTGCGGCGCCATCTGGAGCTGCACCGGCGCCAGCTCGCGCAGTACGAGGCCATCGAGGAGAAGGACTTCCCGCCGGACCGGGACGCCGTGGAGGACCGGCTGCGGCGGCTCGTGCTGCACGGCGGGATCGCCCTGGAGACGTTCTGGCTGCACTGGCTGGAGGAGGCCCTGGGCGAGGTCGAGGACATGTCCGGACCGCAGGCCTGA
- a CDS encoding enoyl-CoA hydratase/isomerase family protein: MTLSLEVSEGVGTIRLDRPPMNALDIATQDRLRELAVEATDRADVRAVIIYGGEKVFAAGADIKEMQTMDHAAMVARSRALQDAFTAVARIPKPVVAAITGYALGGGCELALCADYRIAADNAKLGQPEILLGLIPGAGGTQRLSRLIGPSRAKDLIFTGRMVKADEALTLGLVDRVVPAAEVYEQAHAWAAKLAQGPAIALRAAKECVDAGLEADIDTGLTIERNWFAGLFATEDRERGMRSFVEEGPGKAKFV; the protein is encoded by the coding sequence ATGACCCTCTCTCTCGAAGTCTCCGAAGGCGTCGGCACCATCCGCCTGGACCGGCCGCCCATGAACGCCCTGGACATCGCCACCCAGGACCGGCTGCGCGAGCTCGCGGTGGAGGCGACCGACCGGGCGGACGTCCGCGCGGTCATCATCTACGGCGGCGAGAAGGTGTTCGCGGCGGGCGCGGACATCAAGGAGATGCAGACGATGGACCACGCGGCGATGGTCGCCCGGTCCCGCGCGCTCCAGGACGCCTTCACCGCCGTCGCCCGCATCCCCAAGCCCGTCGTCGCGGCCATCACCGGCTACGCGCTGGGCGGCGGGTGCGAACTCGCGCTGTGCGCCGACTACCGGATCGCCGCCGACAACGCCAAGCTCGGCCAGCCCGAGATCCTGCTCGGCCTGATCCCGGGCGCGGGCGGCACCCAGCGGCTGTCCCGGCTGATCGGACCGTCCAGGGCCAAGGACCTGATCTTCACCGGGCGCATGGTCAAGGCCGACGAGGCGCTGACCCTCGGCCTGGTCGACCGGGTGGTGCCCGCCGCCGAGGTGTACGAGCAGGCGCACGCCTGGGCCGCCAAGCTGGCGCAGGGTCCGGCCATCGCGCTGCGCGCCGCCAAGGAGTGCGTGGACGCGGGTCTGGAGGCCGACATCGACACCGGTCTCACCATCGAACGCAACTGGTTCGCGGGCCTGTTCGCGACCGAGGACCGTGAGCGCGGGATGCGCAGTTTCGTCGAAGAGGGCCCGGGCAAGGCGAAGTTCGTCTGA
- a CDS encoding EF-hand domain-containing protein, whose translation MADIESARTTFGKFDVNGDGFVTADEFKAAMAAMGDPFVTGPVADAVIASKDANGDGLLSFDEFWASLNK comes from the coding sequence GTGGCGGACATCGAGAGCGCACGGACGACGTTCGGCAAGTTCGACGTGAACGGTGACGGCTTCGTCACGGCCGACGAGTTCAAGGCGGCCATGGCGGCCATGGGCGACCCGTTCGTCACCGGCCCCGTCGCGGACGCCGTGATCGCTTCCAAGGACGCGAACGGCGACGGCCTGCTGAGCTTCGACGAGTTCTGGGCCTCCCTGAACAAGTAG
- a CDS encoding ATP-binding protein has translation MAGLEGVEQPRQRGSASAVRLTAAVEDEQGLKALELYGNPAEAEVTLPSMPESASTARRLTQCVVVRLWGLSPQIAEHAVLLVSELVGNAVRHTGARSFGLRMLRRRGWIRVEVRDPSRGLPCLMPVHEMDTTGRGLFLVDKLSDRWGADLLPRGKITWFEMRVADRQNA, from the coding sequence ATGGCGGGCCTGGAGGGTGTGGAACAGCCGCGGCAGCGCGGGAGCGCTTCGGCGGTACGGCTCACGGCGGCCGTTGAGGACGAACAGGGCCTCAAAGCGCTGGAGTTGTACGGTAATCCGGCCGAGGCCGAAGTGACGCTGCCGTCCATGCCGGAGTCGGCGAGCACCGCGCGCCGGCTCACCCAGTGCGTGGTGGTCCGCCTCTGGGGCCTCTCGCCGCAGATCGCCGAGCATGCCGTCCTGCTGGTCTCGGAGCTCGTGGGCAACGCGGTCCGGCACACCGGGGCCCGCTCCTTCGGCTTACGCATGCTGCGCCGCCGCGGCTGGATCCGGGTGGAGGTGCGCGATCCCTCGCGCGGGCTGCCCTGCCTGATGCCGGTCCACGAGATGGACACCACCGGCCGGGGTCTCTTCCTCGTCGACAAGCTGTCCGACCGCTGGGGAGCGGACCTGCTGCCGCGCGGGAAGATCACCTGGTTCGAGATGCGGGTCGCCGACCGCCAGAACGCCTGA
- a CDS encoding flavodoxin family protein yields MAAEYDYSDLTALYVNCTLKRSPETSNTEGLIDRSRRVMESAGTRTSLVRAVDHDIATGVWPDMTEHGWESDQWPVLYSRIMDADILVLCGPIWLGDNSSVMKQVIERLYACSSLLNERGQYAYYGRVGGALITGNEDGVKHCAMNILYSLQHLGYAIPPQADAGWIGEAGPGPSYLDPGSGGPANDFTNRNTAFMSWNLMHLAALLKRSGGIPPHGNQRAQWDAGCRSDFPNPEHR; encoded by the coding sequence GTGGCTGCCGAATACGACTACTCGGACCTGACCGCCCTCTACGTGAACTGCACGCTCAAACGCTCACCCGAGACCAGCAACACCGAGGGCCTGATCGACCGGAGCCGCAGGGTCATGGAATCGGCCGGCACCCGGACCTCCCTCGTCCGCGCCGTCGACCACGACATCGCGACCGGGGTCTGGCCCGACATGACCGAGCACGGCTGGGAGAGCGACCAGTGGCCGGTCCTCTACAGCCGGATCATGGACGCCGACATCCTCGTCCTGTGCGGCCCCATCTGGCTCGGCGACAACAGCTCCGTGATGAAGCAGGTCATCGAGCGGCTCTACGCCTGCTCCTCGCTGCTGAACGAGCGGGGCCAGTACGCCTACTACGGGCGGGTCGGCGGCGCACTGATCACCGGCAACGAGGACGGCGTCAAGCACTGCGCCATGAACATCCTCTACAGCCTCCAGCACCTCGGCTACGCGATTCCGCCGCAGGCCGACGCGGGCTGGATCGGCGAGGCCGGGCCCGGACCCTCCTACCTGGACCCCGGCTCGGGCGGCCCCGCGAACGACTTCACCAACCGCAACACCGCCTTCATGTCCTGGAACCTCATGCACCTGGCCGCCCTGCTCAAGCGCTCGGGCGGCATCCCGCCGCACGGCAACCAGCGCGCACAGTGGGACGCGGGCTGCCGCTCGGACTTCCCCAACCCCGAACACCGATGA
- a CDS encoding dihydrofolate reductase family protein → MEQLLRVQNFTVSRDGFGAGEHQSLARPFGHADPGELFFWAGATASWPNRTDPGGSRGLDDYFTRDFTHNIGAEIMGRNKFGPQRGPWADHEWRGWWGEEPPFHTPVFVMTHHPRPSFTLSDTTFHFVDADPATVLDGAREAAQGKDVRLGGGATTIREFLDADLVDTLHVAVAPVEIGAGVRLWESPEELLDRFHLDVVPSASGVTHHLFWRR, encoded by the coding sequence GTGGAGCAACTGCTGAGAGTCCAGAACTTCACCGTTTCGCGCGACGGATTCGGTGCCGGTGAGCACCAGAGCCTCGCGCGGCCGTTCGGCCACGCCGACCCCGGCGAGCTGTTCTTCTGGGCCGGAGCCACCGCGAGCTGGCCCAACCGCACCGACCCCGGAGGGAGCCGGGGTCTCGACGACTACTTCACCCGGGACTTCACGCACAACATCGGCGCCGAGATCATGGGCCGCAACAAGTTCGGCCCCCAGCGCGGGCCCTGGGCCGACCACGAGTGGCGCGGCTGGTGGGGCGAGGAGCCCCCGTTCCACACCCCCGTGTTCGTCATGACCCACCACCCGCGTCCCTCGTTCACGCTCTCCGACACCACCTTCCACTTCGTCGACGCCGACCCGGCCACGGTCCTCGACGGGGCGCGGGAAGCAGCGCAGGGCAAGGACGTCCGGCTCGGCGGCGGGGCCACCACCATCCGCGAGTTCCTCGACGCCGATCTCGTCGACACCCTGCACGTGGCGGTCGCGCCGGTGGAGATCGGAGCCGGGGTCAGGCTCTGGGAGTCCCCCGAAGAGCTGCTCGACCGGTTCCACCTCGACGTCGTGCCCAGCGCGAGCGGGGTGACGCACCACCTGTTCTGGCGCAGGTGA
- a CDS encoding tRNA-dependent cyclodipeptide synthase gives MTITADASFEVLPFTRTCRHIWEDGDHVLIGVSPGNSYFSADRIAGLARWATARFAQVDFVYADLHVDRMFAAFGHTREHAERRAAKEIKAVRRRILKGVAESEPPQTEIRVRALSEFQSNPVYQLLHRRVLHFLETDDEFRKGCEEMALHFVGSKLPEGESITAEQLRVCFDYMAAELPFFVDTPSILDVPSSVAAYHVRMPLTDVLFARGGGLRATRNQAYAVVRPEATAPGNTADHAPTGRTADERRAA, from the coding sequence ATGACAATCACAGCTGATGCATCATTCGAAGTTCTGCCCTTCACCCGCACCTGCCGACATATCTGGGAAGACGGCGACCATGTGCTCATCGGCGTGAGTCCCGGAAACAGCTATTTCAGCGCCGACCGCATCGCCGGCCTGGCCCGATGGGCCACGGCCCGGTTCGCACAGGTCGACTTCGTCTACGCGGACCTCCACGTGGACCGGATGTTCGCCGCCTTCGGGCACACCCGGGAGCACGCGGAGAGGCGCGCGGCGAAAGAGATCAAGGCGGTGCGCCGGCGGATCCTCAAGGGCGTGGCGGAATCAGAGCCTCCACAGACGGAAATCCGCGTTCGGGCACTTTCCGAATTCCAGTCGAACCCCGTCTACCAACTACTGCACCGACGTGTCCTGCATTTCCTGGAGACCGACGACGAATTCCGTAAGGGTTGCGAGGAAATGGCCCTGCATTTCGTCGGCTCCAAGTTGCCGGAAGGTGAATCGATCACGGCCGAGCAGTTGCGCGTCTGTTTCGATTACATGGCGGCCGAGCTGCCGTTCTTCGTGGACACCCCGAGCATTCTCGACGTGCCGTCCTCGGTGGCGGCCTACCACGTCAGGATGCCGCTGACCGATGTCCTGTTCGCACGCGGCGGGGGCCTGCGCGCGACCCGCAACCAGGCGTACGCCGTCGTACGGCCCGAGGCCACCGCGCCCGGGAACACCGCGGACCACGCACCGACCGGAAGGACCGCCGATGAGCGTCGAGCAGCTTGA
- the glyA gene encoding serine hydroxymethyltransferase: MSVLNTPLHELDPDVAAAVDAELARQQSTLEMIASENFAPVAVMEAQGSVLTNKYAEGYPGRRYYGGCEHVDVVEQIAIDRIKALFGAEAANVQPHSGAQANAAAMFALLKPGDTIMGLNLAHGGHLTHGMKINFSGKLYNVVPYHVDETGEVDMAEVERLAKESKPQLIVAGWSAYPRQLDFAAFRRIADEVGAYLMVDMAHFAGLVAAGLHPNPVPHAHVVTTTTHKTLGGPRGGVILSTQELAKKINSAVFPGQQGGPLEHVIAAKAVSFKVAASPEFKERQERTLEGAKILAARLVQDDVKAVGVDVLTGGTDVHLVLVDLRNSELDGQQAEDRLHEVGITVNRNAIPNDPRPPMVTSGLRIGTPALATRGFDAEAFTEVAEIIAQALKPAYDSEALKARVSALAAKFPLYPTL, encoded by the coding sequence ATGTCTGTTCTCAACACCCCTCTGCACGAGCTCGACCCGGACGTCGCCGCCGCCGTCGACGCCGAGCTCGCGCGCCAGCAGTCCACCCTGGAAATGATCGCGTCGGAGAACTTCGCTCCGGTCGCCGTCATGGAGGCCCAGGGCTCGGTCCTGACCAACAAGTACGCCGAGGGCTACCCGGGCCGCCGTTACTACGGTGGCTGCGAGCACGTCGACGTCGTCGAGCAGATCGCGATCGACCGCATCAAGGCGCTGTTCGGCGCCGAGGCCGCGAACGTCCAGCCGCACTCCGGTGCGCAGGCCAACGCCGCCGCGATGTTCGCGCTGCTGAAGCCGGGCGACACGATCATGGGCCTCAACCTGGCCCACGGCGGTCACCTGACCCACGGCATGAAGATCAACTTCTCCGGCAAGCTCTACAACGTGGTCCCGTACCACGTCGACGAGACCGGCGAGGTGGACATGGCCGAGGTCGAGCGCCTCGCCAAGGAGTCCAAGCCGCAGCTGATCGTCGCCGGCTGGTCCGCCTACCCGCGCCAGCTGGACTTCGCCGCCTTCCGCCGCATCGCGGACGAGGTCGGCGCGTACCTGATGGTCGACATGGCGCACTTCGCCGGCCTCGTCGCCGCCGGTCTGCACCCGAACCCGGTGCCGCACGCCCACGTCGTCACCACCACCACGCACAAGACCCTCGGCGGTCCGCGCGGCGGTGTCATCCTGTCGACGCAGGAGCTGGCCAAGAAGATCAACTCCGCGGTCTTCCCGGGTCAGCAGGGCGGCCCGCTGGAGCACGTGATCGCGGCCAAGGCGGTCTCCTTCAAGGTCGCGGCCTCGCCGGAGTTCAAGGAGCGCCAGGAGCGCACCCTGGAGGGTGCGAAGATCCTCGCCGCCCGCCTGGTCCAGGACGACGTCAAGGCCGTGGGCGTGGACGTCCTCACCGGTGGCACCGACGTGCACCTGGTCCTGGTCGACCTGCGCAACTCCGAGCTGGACGGCCAGCAGGCCGAGGACCGCCTCCACGAGGTCGGCATCACGGTCAACCGCAACGCCATCCCGAACGACCCGCGGCCGCCGATGGTCACCTCGGGTCTGCGGATCGGTACGCCGGCCCTGGCCACCCGCGGTTTCGACGCCGAGGCCTTCACCGAGGTCGCCGAGATCATCGCGCAGGCGCTGAAGCCGGCCTACGACAGCGAGGCCCTGAAGGCTCGCGTCTCCGCGCTCGCCGCGAAGTTCCCGCTGTACCCGACGCTCTAG
- a CDS encoding L-serine ammonia-lyase: MAISVFDLFSIGIGPSSSHTVGPMRAARMFVMRLKKDGVLAQTTSVRAELFGSLGATGHGHGTPKAVLLGLEGHSPRTVNVETADDEVERIRKSGRLRLLGAEIGDVHEIAFDEPNQLILHRRRSLPYHANGMTLFAYDSAGNPLLEKTYYSVGGGFVVDEDAVGEDRIKLDDTVLKYPFRSGDEMLRLANETGLSISSLMLENEKAWRTEDEIREGLLEIWRVMQSCVSRGMSREGILPGGLRVKRRAAATARQLRTEGDPMLHRSEWATIYAMAVNEENAAGGRVVTAPTNGAAGVLPAVLHYYMNFVPGADEDGVVRFLLAAGAIGMLFKENASISGAEVGCQGEVGSACSMAAGALAEVLGGTPEQVENAAEIGMEHNLGLTCDPVGGLVQIPCIERNGMAAVKAVTAARMAMRGDGSHKVSLDKVIKTMKETGADMKVKYKETARGGLAVNVIEC, translated from the coding sequence GTGGCCATTTCCGTTTTCGACCTCTTCTCGATCGGCATCGGTCCGTCCAGCTCGCACACCGTGGGTCCGATGCGGGCCGCGCGCATGTTCGTGATGCGGCTGAAGAAGGACGGCGTGCTGGCCCAGACCACCTCCGTCCGTGCCGAGCTCTTCGGATCCCTCGGCGCGACCGGTCACGGTCACGGCACCCCCAAGGCGGTGCTGCTCGGTCTGGAGGGCCACTCCCCCCGCACGGTGAACGTCGAGACCGCCGACGACGAGGTCGAGCGCATCCGCAAGAGCGGCCGGCTGCGGCTGCTGGGCGCGGAGATAGGCGACGTCCACGAGATCGCCTTCGACGAGCCGAACCAGCTGATCCTGCACCGCCGGCGCTCCCTGCCGTACCACGCGAACGGCATGACGCTCTTCGCGTACGACAGCGCCGGCAACCCGCTGCTGGAGAAGACCTACTACTCGGTCGGCGGCGGCTTCGTCGTGGACGAGGACGCGGTCGGCGAGGACCGGATCAAGCTCGACGACACGGTGCTGAAGTACCCCTTCCGCTCCGGCGACGAGATGCTGCGCCTGGCGAACGAGACCGGTCTGTCGATCTCCTCGCTGATGCTGGAGAACGAGAAGGCCTGGCGCACAGAGGACGAGATCCGCGAGGGCCTCCTGGAGATCTGGCGCGTCATGCAGTCCTGCGTCTCGCGCGGCATGTCCCGTGAGGGCATCCTCCCCGGCGGTCTGCGGGTCAAGCGCCGGGCCGCCGCCACGGCGCGCCAGCTGCGCACCGAGGGCGACCCGATGCTGCACCGCAGCGAGTGGGCCACCATCTACGCGATGGCGGTGAACGAGGAGAACGCGGCCGGCGGCCGTGTGGTGACCGCGCCGACCAACGGCGCCGCGGGCGTCCTGCCCGCCGTGCTCCACTACTACATGAACTTCGTGCCGGGCGCGGACGAGGACGGCGTGGTCCGCTTCCTCCTCGCCGCGGGCGCGATCGGCATGCTGTTCAAGGAGAACGCCTCGATCTCCGGCGCCGAGGTCGGCTGCCAGGGCGAGGTGGGCTCCGCCTGCTCGATGGCGGCCGGCGCCCTCGCCGAGGTCCTCGGCGGCACCCCGGAGCAGGTCGAGAACGCGGCCGAGATCGGCATGGAGCACAACCTCGGCCTGACCTGCGACCCGGTCGGCGGCCTGGTGCAGATCCCCTGCATCGAGCGCAACGGCATGGCGGCGGTCAAGGCCGTCACCGCGGCACGGATGGCGATGCGCGGCGACGGCAGCCACAAGGTGTCCCTCGACAAGGTCATCAAGACCATGAAGGAGACCGGCGCCGACATGAAGGTCAAGTACAAGGAGACCGCCCGCGGCGGCCTCGCGGTCAACGTCATCGAGTGCTGA
- a CDS encoding AMIN-like domain-containing (lipo)protein, with the protein MIHARLRQFVALATGALLAACLSFAAPASASTTVATATPAPTPLVVNARWAGHPTYDRIVIDLQGYAPAVTVTPVPHLVYDGSGKPVPLPGKYFLEIRLHPAAAHDDAGNNVYQGPKLQKINLGKLKGIALTGDYEGYVTFGAAFDTLPYYRAFPLHSPERFVVDIAH; encoded by the coding sequence ATGATCCACGCCCGTCTCCGGCAGTTCGTGGCCCTGGCAACCGGCGCCCTGCTCGCCGCCTGCCTCTCCTTCGCCGCACCTGCCTCGGCCTCCACCACCGTCGCCACCGCGACCCCGGCCCCGACCCCGCTCGTGGTCAACGCCCGCTGGGCCGGTCACCCCACGTACGACCGCATCGTCATCGACCTCCAGGGCTACGCCCCCGCGGTCACCGTCACTCCCGTCCCGCACCTGGTCTACGACGGCTCCGGCAAGCCCGTGCCGCTGCCCGGGAAGTACTTCCTGGAGATCCGGCTCCACCCCGCCGCCGCGCACGACGACGCGGGGAACAACGTCTACCAGGGGCCCAAGCTGCAGAAGATCAACCTCGGCAAGCTCAAGGGCATCGCCCTGACCGGCGACTACGAGGGGTACGTGACCTTCGGCGCCGCTTTCGACACCCTGCCGTACTACCGCGCGTTCCCCCTGCACTCGCCGGAGCGGTTCGTCGTGGACATCGCGCACTGA